In a single window of the Desulfovibrio aminophilus DSM 12254 genome:
- a CDS encoding DUF4390 domain-containing protein, whose translation MTHPSRGAVRFAVLGFALLLFLAGPARAQSLFLNNLVVDNQAGSFMARFGVVVEGIEDVALNLDNGVVLGLTCDARLSRKRSLWSNKTVSEIQWVSRLQQDALTGEYVLVMPGRETPYREKDLPRLLTRAWSTIAVDLGPWSKLERGEEYILDLSIKLNQVDIPGWFRRTLFFWSWDVVPATTYQLEFRY comes from the coding sequence ATGACGCATCCCTCGCGAGGCGCGGTCCGATTCGCGGTCCTGGGCTTCGCTCTCCTTCTCTTTCTGGCCGGCCCCGCGCGGGCGCAGAGCCTGTTCCTGAACAACCTGGTGGTCGACAACCAGGCGGGCAGCTTCATGGCCCGTTTCGGCGTGGTCGTGGAAGGCATCGAGGACGTGGCCCTGAACCTGGACAACGGCGTGGTCCTGGGGCTCACCTGCGACGCCCGGCTCTCGCGCAAGCGCAGCCTCTGGTCCAACAAGACCGTGAGCGAGATCCAGTGGGTCAGCAGGCTCCAGCAGGACGCGCTGACCGGCGAGTACGTGCTCGTCATGCCCGGCCGCGAAACCCCCTACCGCGAGAAGGACCTGCCCCGGCTGCTGACCCGGGCCTGGTCCACCATCGCCGTGGACCTGGGCCCCTGGAGCAAACTCGAGCGCGGCGAGGAATACATCCTCGACCTGTCCATCAAACTGAACCAGGTGGACATCCCCGGCTGGTTCCGGCGCACCCTCTTCTTCTGGTCCTGGGACGTGGTCCCGGCCACCACCTACCAGCTGGAATTCCGGTACTGA